The DNA segment TTCGATTTCTAATTCTTTTAACCAAACAGGAACGGTTCTTAACACAAACGAATCTTGACCGAAAGCTTCTAATTCAATATGTAAATCTTTTAAGGCTTCATTGACTTCCTTCACCCTTTCAACGATTGTTCGATCGCTATGCAACATAATTGGTACCAATAAATCCTGCATGGAAGGATTTTGATTTAACTTCTGAACGTATTCTTCAAAATGAACTCTTTCTTGAGCCGCATGTTGATCCAAAATAGCTAAGCCCTCTTCATAGGCGCAAAGAATAAATTTATCATGCAATTGACCAATGACTTGTAAATCCGGAAGGCTTGTTTCTCGTTCTTCGTAAACCGGCTCTTCTTGTTTTGGAAATTCAAAGCTTTCTTGTTCAACTGGTGGTTGAACATTCCATTCTACCGTTTCTTCTTGAACCGGTGTTTTAAAATCCATTTGACTTTGCGTGTAATAAACCTCTTGTCTAGCAATCGTTGTTTCCACTTGTGCTGCTAAGCTAGTTCCTTTTAAAGATTTACGAATTCCTTTTTCAATCAATTCTTCTAAATTAGCTAACTTGGATAAACGAATTTCCCATTTACTAGGATGCACATTCACATCCATTAAATGGGGATCTACTTCCATTGATAAAACCACAATAGGATAACGTCCTTTAACAATGAAATCTTCATAACCATGTTGAATGGCTTTATCCAAACGATATTGACGCACCATTCGACCATTGAAAAATAAGTGCATATGATTTCTCGACGAACGGGTGATTAAAGGCTTTACGCCATAGCCATGCACATGAAAATCTTGATCTTGAAATTCAAAAGGGACTAGATTTTCAGCTACTGCCCTTCCATACACTAAAAAAATTACTTCTTTTAGATTGCCGGAGCCAGTGCTTTGAAAGCTCACTTTATCATCGGAAATAAAGCTGAATGAAATGCTTGGATACGCTAATGCAAACTTATGAATGGTACTTAGTACAAGACTAGCTTCATAAGCGGCGGAACGCATATGTTTCAAACGGGCTGGGGTTTGATAGAATAAACCCTCTACCGTAATATCCGTCCCTTGGTTGCATGGATACGATTCCACGGTCTTTTGTTCACCATATTGAACCACAATACGATGACCGTTTTTGCCATCATGACTAATCAAACTAACTTTAGAAACAGACGCAATAGATGGTAAGGCTTCACCACGAAAGCCCAAAGAATGAATGGACCAGAGGTCTGCTTCTTTGAAAATCTTTGAGGTCGCATGTCTTTTGAAACAATTCACTAAATCTTCGCCATCCATCCCAACGCCATTGTCTTCCACACGAATTTTTGTGATTCCGCCTTCTTCAATACTGATTTTAATTTTTGTGCTTTGTGCATCAATTGCGTTTTCAACGAGTTCTTTCACAATACCACTTGGTCTTTCAACCACTTCTCCCGCCGCAATCATATTCGCAACATGAGCATCTAATTGTTTTATTCTTGCCATAAGTACTTCTATTATACAATAATTAAAACATGCAGGTTAAAGGAAGAAGTGAATACGAAGAAATCATTAAAAAGTCTCGTTTTATCGCCATCGTACAACGCATTTATTCTTTGGCGGATGCCCAAGAAAAGATATCAGCTTTACGCAAGGAGTATCCTGAGGCAACGCATGTGTGTTATGCCTATAAAGTTGGACAACGAATGAAGAGTAGTGATGACCATGAGCCAAGTGGTACAGCCGGCATCCCCATTCTTGAAGCTCTCCGTTATGCAAACTTAGAAAATACACTGGTTTGTGTTATTCGTTATTTTGGCGGTGTTAAATTAGGAACAGGCGGTTTAATTAGAGCTTATAGTTCTACCGCCAGTATGGCTTTAGAGAAAGCCCCTAAAACAAACCTCATCCCTTACTATCACTTCTCTATTCAATATCCCTATGAATTATCCAATCGTTTAGAACCGTGGCTTTACCAAAACAAAACCAATCCGGAATTTCAATACGCTGAACAAGTATATTGTGAATTTGATTATCCAAAAGAAGATATTTCTCGGGAAATACAGGATTTAAGTAAAGGGAAAGCACAGCTAAAATTATTAGAAGTCAAAAAGAAAGAAGTGGATGCCTAAGCATTCACTTCTCTTTTACGATATCGTATCACTAAGAATAAACCAAATAATCCAATCACCATAAGACCTATGGAATGTGTCCATGAATATATATCCGCTGTCTTCACATTACCTTTTCGTTGGATATAGAAGCTTTGGCTTACTTGACCATCTTCTGCAAGTATACGAATGGTGTGTTGACCCGTCTTTAATGTGTTCACATAGGCTTTCTTTAACTGAATGATTGTGCTACCCTCGCCGGCTAGATATTGCTCTTTCGTTAGTTGAACCCCGTCCACAAACACAGCCTTAAACTTAGCAAACGGAATATTCACACGAATACGATATAGATGTTCTAAATCATTTTCTAAAACTTTGTAGAGCACTTGTTTGGTTGGATTTTCTATTCTTTCTTCCCTCATTGTGCTTGGTTGGTAATAACCACCACTTCCATTCACCAAGGAATAAATCCCTTTTTTACTCACTTTCGTAACACCAAAAGTTTCTGGACTGTCACTATATTTCACAATGCCATAATTTTCTTGTCGTTGATCATAAATAACTTGTGTTTCCTTTGTATTCTTTATCACACGAACCGGATGATTCTTAATCATCTTAAAGAATTCATCTTTTTGAATGGATGGGATGGTTGAATAGGCATAATTATCCATATCTTTATGCGGAATGACCAAGCGATAGAAAGTATTTTTATGAACGCTTGTATCTTCACCGGCTACTTCACGAATATCTGACCACTTACCACTTTGTTCAAGCTTCGATAATTCAAGATTGGTTGGTGTTAAGAAATGATAACCAATATTCGTTTTTTTATCCCCACTTTCCACAAAGACGGATTGTACATTTTGAAATTCTTTCTTTCCGTGGTCTAAATCCACTAATTTCCCATTCACAAAGAATTGGTACTTCTTCTTTGGTTCTAACTTTCTTTGGTCAACTGTAGTATGACTATCGGCTTTCGAAATAGCACTAGCCATAGAAACAATCTGGTCGTCACAAATAAACCATGCTTTATGAGCACTGATGGACTTTAATTGGCTTTCAAAGTCCATCGCTACCGTTCCATAAGATTCATTCGCTTTCACGGCTCCAACAAAGGAAGAGGACATCGTTGAACCAAGTTCTTTTGCCGGACGCTTTTCGGAATTGAAAACAGTTGTACCCGGCAAATGATACGGATCCACTGTTGGCCAATAGTTTTGACTATAATGCGCTAAGTCACCATTGTAAAGATAAGTCATTCCATCTGCCGTATACCAAGCCTTACGATTTTCATTATTCATCATTTCAAAATTTAGGGTTCGATTGGAATGCATTGAAATACCAAAGCCGAAATCTTTCTTGGCGTTGTAATAAGCCACCTTATCCATATGATTAAACAAAGATAATTTAGTGGATCTTTGGAGTGTTGGAATGCTTGTGTCCTTCAATAATTTTTCCACATTCGCAATGTCACCATAGCTCTTCAAGTTATCGCTAACCTTGTAGAACGTATCTTCTTTTAAGATTGTTTTGACTTCTGACCTTAATGAATTCTTATAAGCATTATCAAAGACATCCAATACCCGCACCACCCCTCGCAATACTTCAACACTGGCAACATGGTCTTCACTATTAGAACGACTAATCGAACGACCACGACTCATATCCATGAGTTCATTGTGAACAATGAGCGGTAAGAAAGCTTTCTCAATCCAATGACGAACCACCGCCAACTTTTCCTTTGGAAGTGGAGATTTAGAAGCTTGGATGATTGGCAATAATTGCGAAAAACCATCCATTAAGACATTACCATAAGCTCCTGTATAAGCAACATTCGTATGATCAATGTAAGAACCATCTTGATAGAAGCCTTGTCCCTTATTGACAATCACAAATACTTTTTGAATGGCTTGAACCGTTTCTTTTACTTCCTTGTCATCTTTCCTTAAGAAACCGGCAATAATCTTGACACGACCCATATCAATTAAATTTCCGCCAACAGCCTCAAATGAATCGTTTTGTGTCACACGGAACCTTGTTGAATCCGGCACAAAGTGTTCAATTCCATCGGTGTATTTTCTAATCTCTTCTTGAGAAAAGTATTGTTGCAACAAAGAAAGTGTATTATTGATCGCTCTTGGTGTTCCAATTTCATAGTCCCACCAGTTACCGATGACACGAGCATCTTTGTTATAAACATTGGTGCACAGCCATTCCATTCCTTCTCTTACTTGACGTATAGCCTTTGGACTTTGATAGTATTTCGATTTTGGATTGGTGATTTGTTTAGCAATCGCTTCTAAATGTCGAAAGCTAGTGGTCAATGCACTAGAACGTTCGTACTCCTTCGCTTCTTCCCATAGGTATGTTCGATTGTTTTCCTGTTTCATTTCCTTTAGATAGGTTTCAGCGTTGGTTTCTAAAGTATCGAAAAGAGCTTTCATGGCTGGATTATTTTCGTCATAGGACTTATTGCCAACAATCATTTCATTCCATTGCTCTAATAATCGATTATACTCATCCGATACTTTATTCGTGATATGAACCTTAATGATTGCGATTGTTTTTCCCTTATCTTGAACCTCCAGTTTTGAAACACCAACCTTATTAGCTCTTATCATGCCTTCCTGAACATTAATCTTATCATCCAAAGCTTTATAACTATAATTTGGATTTCTTAATGTATAAATCTTATCTAGCGGGAATGTGATTTCCTTTTCTAAAATACGATTTACCTCTTTTGGCGCAAAGGCTTTCTTTACACCAATTTCTTTTAATTCCACATCTTTGAATTGAACCGTTCCTTTTCCTTTTTCATAGAATAATTCTAAACGGATAAATTGTGTCAAACTTAAAGGACTATAATTGATTTTTAATTCTTGCCAACCATTTGTCGTTCCGGTGAGCGTGTTGGAACTAAGTGAGTTGACTTGTTCATCTCGTCCTTTTGCATCTTTTCGTTTTTCTAAAATTCTTAATTTTGCGATGCCTTGTTTCTGATTGAGTTTCGCTTTTACAGTTAACTGGTAATTTTTTGTGTTATCAAAATTAGGAATGTCTTGGTATACGCAAGAACGGAATTCTTTCTGTGATGAAATAGTTAATTCATTCTTATCATTCACAAACATTTTAGCCCCATTCATATTTTTATATTCATTTGGTGTCCAAGCAGTCCAGTGTTTTGCGGCTTTGTTAGTCCAAGGGGCTTTCCCATCTTCTGTTTCTTGAAACTTTGAGTTTTTGATAATCTCTTTTGGACTAGGAGCCACTTCTTCTAATTTGACATCATCCACAAAGACTTCGCCCGTTCCGGTTTCATAAATTAGCTCTAATTTAACGCTATCTACTTCAGAACTTGGTTTATAATCAAATGTGATTTCTTTCCATGCTTGATTCTTGTATACATTACTTGTTTGTAAAGCTTTACTGGTCGTAAATTTCGTTTCTGATTTTTTTCTTTCTTGAATGCGGGCATAGAAAAAGCCAATCTTATTCTTAGTATGCACACGATAGCTTAAGCGATATTGTTTGCTTGAATCAATTTTCTTTTCAATCGTTTGGTGAACGATGGCCCTTAAGGTATCTTTCGCCGCTAACTGTAATTGACCATTTTTTGCTTCAATGGTATAGCTGTTCTTTTTGGTTTTATTTTTATCCACCCAAACTGACCAAGCCTTCGCCGCCACGTTTGTCCATTGACCATTTTTAGCAATGGTTTCTTGGAAATCTCCATTCTGAACCAAAGAAGCACTTGGATTTTGTGCTTGCACCATGGGAAATCCTGTTATGACAAGGAATAGCGATAAAGTGAGTACGATGGTTTTCACCACCATTTGTTGAATTATTTTTATTTTCATTTGTCCTCCATATGCATATCGATTATAGATAGTAAACCGATTTACTATATTACCTTATCTTGAAATACTTATTCTGTCAATAAAGCGTTTACAATAAAAAAGAGAGCTGAACTCTCCTATTTGCGAATAAATTGTAAATTTAAATCCACGGGCTTATGAATACCATCAATTTTCCCTTTACTACTGTATTGCCAAAACCGGAATTGATACGGGTATTTCACCACTTGATCATACTCCGCTATCCAAACAGGATATTTTTGAATCACATCCAATTGGTACATTCTTCCATATACTTGTGTACTGGAATAGGACATCGCTTCATAACCATTATTTTTAATGTGCTTCATAAAGGCTATCGCGTGTTTTGTCATATCTTCTTTCGTTAGTGAACCGATGCGATTGTTTTTACCTTCTCCGGCTGTTTCTAAATCATAAACAACCGGTAAGCTAATCGGATAAGAGCGTATTCTTTTTAAGACAAATTCCGCTTCTTCCTTCGCTTCTTTCTCATTGATGGCTTGAGAAAAGAAATAAACACCAACAGGAAGCCGTTGCTTTAAAGCCTCTTGTATATTGTAACGGAAGGTTGTATCTTCGAATACATAACCATTCTGATAGCCACGATAGCCTAGACGAATATACGCAAATTGAACACCTGCTTTCTTGACCTTTGCCCAATCAATTTCCCCTTGATGAACCGATACATCAATACCAAAACGAGAGTAATAATTCTTGTCCTCGTAACGATAAATCTTTTCTGATTTATCCAAATAAGACCAATTATAATGATGGGCATATTGCGCCATTTTATCTTTCGTTGAATGCTTCATATATTTCACATTTTCCAAAAGTGACCAAGTTCCCAAAGCTAGTAATATAAGACATACCACTATTGAAAATACTAGGGTTTGTTGCGTTTGTTTCTGAAATTGTCTTCTCTTTTTCCTTTTCTTCATTATTTTTATTATACGGGATAAAACCGATGATTTATCTGAAAAGCCTATAAATTTCTATCGTGGGAAAATAAATCCATTGAAATTAGTGTATTGTAAGCACACGAAGAAAGCACGAATAGTATTATAAGTATAAATTTAATCTAAATGAGCATATATATAATTTTAACATTATTTTATTCGTTTTAATAGTCTATTATTTCTTTCTATTTCTGTTATCCTAATAGTAACAAAGTAATACCGTGAATAACAGATAGGGGGTAAATACCCATGGGAAAATAATATTTCTTTCTTTCGCAAAGGTATTTTATGTAAATAAAGAATGTAGTTATAAATCTATCAAAAACAATTGTGTGGCATCATTAGGTTGCCGCATATAGAATCATTGAATGGAGAGATTGATAAAATGGGGGCGTATGATATACTGCTGGTTTTGAATATTTTGGTGACCATTGTTGCTATATATCGAGTTTTCTATCCTGCAAAACCAAGACTTAATCGAACGGGAGAGGTTATAATATGGATTATATCTATCATTGCTCTTCTTATTTCTTTTTCACATTTCTGGGGATTTTGGTGATAAGTCATTGAAGTGGTATTGTGAATTTTTGTGGGGTGAAAATTTTAAACCTGTGAAAAAGTAGGGCTTACTAGAATAAGTGGTTAACAGGCGCACCCGGTTGTCCACTTTTTCTTTATCCTATTTTCTAACTTTTTCATAATAGGAAAACCGGTTATTCAATAGGAATTAAGTCCTATTTCTGAATCTATCAAAATTAGTATAACTATTGGCTAAGCTAAAAATAATTTTAATGTACTTGTTTCTTCCTTCTCTGCTGTATATAATTTTGTGATTTATCTGAAAGACATATGAATTTCTTTCTATGGTATGATGAATTTATTCAAAGGAGATTTTATATGTTCTGTCCAAACTGTGGAAAACCAATTGAAAAAGAAAACGCAAAATATTGCTCGCATTGTGGAGCTGCTTTACCAACCTTTCCTAGTTCTTCTATCGAAAAGAAGAACAATCCCAATATTGAAATTCATTTAGAAGAATTAAAGCCTATTCTTTACGTCCTTCTTCAGCCAATGAAGGAATTTGAATTTACAACCTTTGCGTCTGTTGTTGTAATGATTATCTCTACTTTAGTAACTTATTGGAGTTTTCAATACTTAGATATTAACAATCACCCTCTTATACTATTGTTAACGGGTTTTTTAAGTGTACTAGCCTCTTATGCTATCAACGCTTTCTTCTTGCAATTCTTTGGTAAAAAGAAGTATAAATTGAATCATCTTTTCTCTACCTTAACCTACTTGCATATTGTTGCTTGTTTTGCGTTGCTATTGGTTTGTCTTTGTGGTTTAGTCCATTTAAAGTTAATGATGTTAATACTAGGACTTGTTGGTTATTTTATCTATATTTTTCAACTACTCCCGTTATTAAATGCTTCTTTCCATGGGTATTTAGGAGCCCTTCTTTTAGTCTTAGGTTTCTTCATTGTATGGATGGTTATTTTTACCGGTGATCCTTCATCCATTCCTACTTTTTAGACAAAAACATTTTATAAAAGCCGATGAGAAGTCCTCATCGGCTAGTTTATTTTCTTTGTTCTAATAATTTAGTGCTCAATTGATTTTCAATGCGACGTAATTCCATTTCTGCGGCTTCACGCTTCTCACGACCTTCTTTTTGAATATTTAAGACCTCATCCAATGTCTGAATCAATTCTTCATTTGTATGCTGTAAAGTTTCCAAATCAACAATACCACGTTCGCTTTCCTTAGCCGTTTCAACCGTTGCTTGATGTAAAGTTTCTGCGTTCTTCTTTAATAAAACATTGGTCATTTCAGAAACTTCACGTTGTGCTTCTAAAGCTTGCTTGGAGTGATGAATACCCAAGGAAAGCACAATTTGGTTCTTCCATAATGGAATTGTATTGACCAAAGTGGATTGAATCTTTTCTGTCATCACAGTATCATTGCTTTGAACCAAACGAATTTGGGGAGCCATTTGAATGGAAACCTGACGAGTTAATTCAAGATCATGAAGCTTCTTTTCAAAACGAACAATTGCCTGTTCTAAATCATTCGCTTTTTGCGCATCCTCCGGAAGTCCTGTTTTTTGTGCTTTCTCTCTTAATGGTGGTAAATCCTTTTCACGAACTTCTTGAAGTTTACGACGACCGGCTAAGATATACATATCCAATTCTTTAATATTCTCTTGATTTTTCACATAAAGCTCATCCAACATCGAAATGTCTTTCATCAATGTAATTTGATGATCTTCCAATAAATTCGCAATCTTAGTAACATTCTTTTCCGCATCTTCATACTTAACAAATAGACCTTCCAGCTTTTCTTTTCCACGATTAAACAGACTCGCAAAAAATCCCTTCTTTTCTTCTGAGTTGTCCGTATCTTTTAGTTGAACGACTAAGTTTCCTAATAAATCACCAATTTCTCCTAAATCTTTTGTTTTAACATTCTTTAAAGCCGATTCCGAGAAATCACTAATCTTCTTTTGCACGGTTGAACCATATTGAAGAATCGTTGTTGAATCTTCAATATTAATCTTTTTCGCAAAATCACTAACGATTTGTTTCTCTTTGTCATTTAATTTGTTTTCGGAAATTGGATCTGTGTAGTTAGCCGATTCTGCTTTCTTTTTTTCTTCTTCCACCACCGCTTCTGATTTTTCTTCCTTTACATCCATGGTTGGTGTTAGAGTTAATTCAATTTCTTCTTGCTGTGTTTCTAATTTTTCACTCATATTTAATCCCTCTTTTATCTAAGTATAACTTAAAAAGAGCCTTATGAAAGACTCTTTAGTATGAAATTCGCATATTCTTTAGCCCCTTGTGGCTTTAAATGAATACCATCCACATAAAACCATTCCTTGTGATTTTTAGCATAAGAGTGCCAGTCAATTAATTTCACATGACTATTTTTATCCACAACCGCTTGAATCGAAGCGTTGGATTTATCTGTCCAATTCATCGGTCCATGAACATTAATCCAGTAAATTTTACGGTTTTTACCAAGTGAATCAACGACTTTTTGACCTAAATCCAAGGAGAAAGGGCTATTTGTTCCTAAACCAATCACAACCGTTTTACCAAGAGTTCCTTTGCTTTCTAAAGCTTTGAAAATCTTTGTGGCATCCCAAATCTGACGCGATTCTTTAGCATCGATTGTAGCATCGGGAAAAGTTGATTGTAAGGTTGCTGAAGAGCCAAGCATAACCGAATCACCAATGAAAGTAATGGACTTCAAATCCGCTTGTCCTTTTGCACTAAGGTCACTGTAAGCTTGTGAAGCATGGACTTTACCATCTTGAGTTTCCACCGTAGCCTTTTTTTCCTTTAAGGCTTCTTCTTGTTGATTAAGGTTATTTTTCAAAGTTTTCGCATCTTCTTCCTTTTTATTCGTTGCTGTAAACACCGCAAAAACGCCAACCATAAGAACAACCATGACCATCAACCAAACTGTAAATTTCACTTGTTCCTTATTAGGCTTTTTCATGACTGTTTTTCCCCTTTCCAAGCAAAATATAGCTTACATCTTCTAAAAATCCATGGGAATAATGCGCAAATACCAAAATAATAGCAATGATGAGAATTCCCATTCCCGTAATTTGATCCAAGTGTTGAAATTGGAAGAAAAATAGGATTGGATATTGCCATAAATACACTTCATAACTACAATTCGCTATCCATTTTAAAATAGGAATATCCAAATACCTGCCAATTCCAGAAACTTGACTTGTAACCAAACGAATGAATTCAACCGAAATAATGGAGCTAACCAATAGTCCCACTCGATAAGTCCAAACACTTTGACCACCCATAAAAAATATCATTAAAGCAAAGATAAACACCAAGGTAGATCCATATAATCCAGGTTCCAACAAGAACTTTTCTCGGTAATCACCATACCACTGCCAACAAGCTAAAGAAACACCTAAGAATAAAGCCGATGCTCGACTAATAGAACCATAATAAGCAGGCATCACATTACTTGCCTGATAAGTAAATTGAATGGTTATAAAACTCAGTAAAGCCACTGCCAACCAAAAATAATTTGCTTTATCTTTATACTGCGTTTTCTTAATGGATTGATACAACTTTAGAAACAATGGCCATAAAAGATAAAACTGCATCTCAATCGCAATTGCCCATAAATGCGTATAAGGCGAAGCATTGACCGACCTCGTAAAATAATCAGCATTTTGAGAAATTTGATAGTAGTTATTATAACCAAAGAAGATGGACAGGATTTCCTTTTTTCGACCATCCAAAATCATTGAATCCATGAACCAATAAATACCGGCACTAAAGAAAACAACCAGTAATAAAGCCGGATAAATTCGCTTTAGTCGCTTCAAGTAGTAGGTCTTTAAAGAAAACTTTTTTTCTTCGATGGACTTAAAGCTAGTCCATGCGACTAAATAGCCGGAAAGCGCAAAGAATAACGACACGCCAACAAAACCACCAGGAAATTGTTTTGGAAAAACATGGTAAAGAAGAATTAGAAGCACGGCTAAAGCACGCAATCCATCCATGCCGACAATTCTTTTTCTCCCCTTTAATTTCTGTTTCTTTTGTGCCACCTTTTCCCCCTGACTTGTGTATATTAATATAACATAGTTTGGGGCTTCTTTTTTGAAGAAAATATTAATTATTTCACCCATCACTCAAAATTCATTTTTATCATCAAGTGTAAGCTGAAATTCCTTAAAAAAGCTATATTTTATCTATGAATATAGCTTTTTCAACATGTGATACTACTGTTTCTATTTCAAGGAAAAATCCGCAAGGACT comes from the Bulleidia sp. zg-1006 genome and includes:
- a CDS encoding zinc ribbon domain-containing protein, whose product is MFCPNCGKPIEKENAKYCSHCGAALPTFPSSSIEKKNNPNIEIHLEELKPILYVLLQPMKEFEFTTFASVVVMIISTLVTYWSFQYLDINNHPLILLLTGFLSVLASYAINAFFLQFFGKKKYKLNHLFSTLTYLHIVACFALLLVCLCGLVHLKLMMLILGLVGYFIYIFQLLPLLNASFHGYLGALLLVLGFFIVWMVIFTGDPSSIPTF
- a CDS encoding glycoside hydrolase family 25 protein, producing MKKRKKRRQFQKQTQQTLVFSIVVCLILLALGTWSLLENVKYMKHSTKDKMAQYAHHYNWSYLDKSEKIYRYEDKNYYSRFGIDVSVHQGEIDWAKVKKAGVQFAYIRLGYRGYQNGYVFEDTTFRYNIQEALKQRLPVGVYFFSQAINEKEAKEEAEFVLKRIRSYPISLPVVYDLETAGEGKNNRIGSLTKEDMTKHAIAFMKHIKNNGYEAMSYSSTQVYGRMYQLDVIQKYPVWIAEYDQVVKYPYQFRFWQYSSKGKIDGIHKPVDLNLQFIRK
- the mutL gene encoding DNA mismatch repair endonuclease MutL, which translates into the protein MARIKQLDAHVANMIAAGEVVERPSGIVKELVENAIDAQSTKIKISIEEGGITKIRVEDNGVGMDGEDLVNCFKRHATSKIFKEADLWSIHSLGFRGEALPSIASVSKVSLISHDGKNGHRIVVQYGEQKTVESYPCNQGTDITVEGLFYQTPARLKHMRSAAYEASLVLSTIHKFALAYPSISFSFISDDKVSFQSTGSGNLKEVIFLVYGRAVAENLVPFEFQDQDFHVHGYGVKPLITRSSRNHMHLFFNGRMVRQYRLDKAIQHGYEDFIVKGRYPIVVLSMEVDPHLMDVNVHPSKWEIRLSKLANLEELIEKGIRKSLKGTSLAAQVETTIARQEVYYTQSQMDFKTPVQEETVEWNVQPPVEQESFEFPKQEEPVYEERETSLPDLQVIGQLHDKFILCAYEEGLAILDQHAAQERVHFEEYVQKLNQNPSMQDLLVPIMLHSDRTIVERVKEVNEALKDLHIELEAFGQDSFVLRTVPVWLKELEIEAFLQDVLDEFKNEQEIKYARLERKHIATLACHHSIRFNHSLTMEEMKEAVRQLYKCENPYHCPHGRPTIIFLKEKELAKEFYR
- a CDS encoding acyltransferase; the protein is MAQKKQKLKGRKRIVGMDGLRALAVLLILLYHVFPKQFPGGFVGVSLFFALSGYLVAWTSFKSIEEKKFSLKTYYLKRLKRIYPALLLVVFFSAGIYWFMDSMILDGRKKEILSIFFGYNNYYQISQNADYFTRSVNASPYTHLWAIAIEMQFYLLWPLFLKLYQSIKKTQYKDKANYFWLAVALLSFITIQFTYQASNVMPAYYGSISRASALFLGVSLACWQWYGDYREKFLLEPGLYGSTLVFIFALMIFFMGGQSVWTYRVGLLVSSIISVEFIRLVTSQVSGIGRYLDIPILKWIANCSYEVYLWQYPILFFFQFQHLDQITGMGILIIAIILVFAHYSHGFLEDVSYILLGKGKNSHEKA
- a CDS encoding polysaccharide lyase 8 family protein translates to MKIKIIQQMVVKTIVLTLSLFLVITGFPMVQAQNPSASLVQNGDFQETIAKNGQWTNVAAKAWSVWVDKNKTKKNSYTIEAKNGQLQLAAKDTLRAIVHQTIEKKIDSSKQYRLSYRVHTKNKIGFFYARIQERKKSETKFTTSKALQTSNVYKNQAWKEITFDYKPSSEVDSVKLELIYETGTGEVFVDDVKLEEVAPSPKEIIKNSKFQETEDGKAPWTNKAAKHWTAWTPNEYKNMNGAKMFVNDKNELTISSQKEFRSCVYQDIPNFDNTKNYQLTVKAKLNQKQGIAKLRILEKRKDAKGRDEQVNSLSSNTLTGTTNGWQELKINYSPLSLTQFIRLELFYEKGKGTVQFKDVELKEIGVKKAFAPKEVNRILEKEITFPLDKIYTLRNPNYSYKALDDKINVQEGMIRANKVGVSKLEVQDKGKTIAIIKVHITNKVSDEYNRLLEQWNEMIVGNKSYDENNPAMKALFDTLETNAETYLKEMKQENNRTYLWEEAKEYERSSALTTSFRHLEAIAKQITNPKSKYYQSPKAIRQVREGMEWLCTNVYNKDARVIGNWWDYEIGTPRAINNTLSLLQQYFSQEEIRKYTDGIEHFVPDSTRFRVTQNDSFEAVGGNLIDMGRVKIIAGFLRKDDKEVKETVQAIQKVFVIVNKGQGFYQDGSYIDHTNVAYTGAYGNVLMDGFSQLLPIIQASKSPLPKEKLAVVRHWIEKAFLPLIVHNELMDMSRGRSISRSNSEDHVASVEVLRGVVRVLDVFDNAYKNSLRSEVKTILKEDTFYKVSDNLKSYGDIANVEKLLKDTSIPTLQRSTKLSLFNHMDKVAYYNAKKDFGFGISMHSNRTLNFEMMNNENRKAWYTADGMTYLYNGDLAHYSQNYWPTVDPYHLPGTTVFNSEKRPAKELGSTMSSSFVGAVKANESYGTVAMDFESQLKSISAHKAWFICDDQIVSMASAISKADSHTTVDQRKLEPKKKYQFFVNGKLVDLDHGKKEFQNVQSVFVESGDKKTNIGYHFLTPTNLELSKLEQSGKWSDIREVAGEDTSVHKNTFYRLVIPHKDMDNYAYSTIPSIQKDEFFKMIKNHPVRVIKNTKETQVIYDQRQENYGIVKYSDSPETFGVTKVSKKGIYSLVNGSGGYYQPSTMREERIENPTKQVLYKVLENDLEHLYRIRVNIPFAKFKAVFVDGVQLTKEQYLAGEGSTIIQLKKAYVNTLKTGQHTIRILAEDGQVSQSFYIQRKGNVKTADIYSWTHSIGLMVIGLFGLFLVIRYRKREVNA
- a CDS encoding YigZ family protein — translated: MQVKGRSEYEEIIKKSRFIAIVQRIYSLADAQEKISALRKEYPEATHVCYAYKVGQRMKSSDDHEPSGTAGIPILEALRYANLENTLVCVIRYFGGVKLGTGGLIRAYSSTASMALEKAPKTNLIPYYHFSIQYPYELSNRLEPWLYQNKTNPEFQYAEQVYCEFDYPKEDISREIQDLSKGKAQLKLLEVKKKEVDA
- a CDS encoding toxic anion resistance protein, yielding MSEKLETQQEEIELTLTPTMDVKEEKSEAVVEEEKKKAESANYTDPISENKLNDKEKQIVSDFAKKINIEDSTTILQYGSTVQKKISDFSESALKNVKTKDLGEIGDLLGNLVVQLKDTDNSEEKKGFFASLFNRGKEKLEGLFVKYEDAEKNVTKIANLLEDHQITLMKDISMLDELYVKNQENIKELDMYILAGRRKLQEVREKDLPPLREKAQKTGLPEDAQKANDLEQAIVRFEKKLHDLELTRQVSIQMAPQIRLVQSNDTVMTEKIQSTLVNTIPLWKNQIVLSLGIHHSKQALEAQREVSEMTNVLLKKNAETLHQATVETAKESERGIVDLETLQHTNEELIQTLDEVLNIQKEGREKREAAEMELRRIENQLSTKLLEQRK